A single window of Vibrio sp. SCSIO 43137 DNA harbors:
- a CDS encoding NIPSNAP family protein — MKITCFIEYRIDPFKAELFEQYAENWSEIITLCGGDLLGYFLPYEGSNDRAFGLISFNSLADYEAYRDRLRKSDLGKANFVFAQTEQFINEEKRSFLKVVQSSYKRAPEGDVYDCGNI, encoded by the coding sequence ATGAAAATCACATGTTTTATTGAGTACCGGATTGATCCATTTAAGGCTGAACTGTTTGAGCAGTATGCTGAGAACTGGAGCGAGATTATTACACTATGCGGGGGAGATTTGCTTGGCTATTTTTTGCCTTATGAAGGTTCTAACGACAGAGCTTTCGGGCTGATAAGTTTCAATAGCTTAGCAGACTATGAAGCTTACCGGGACAGACTACGCAAATCGGATTTAGGCAAGGCTAACTTTGTTTTTGCGCAGACAGAGCAGTTTATTAACGAAGAGAAGCGTTCTTTTTTGAAAGTCGTTCAGTCCAGCTATAAGAGAGCACCAGAAGGAGATGTCTATGATTGCGGTAATATTTGA
- a CDS encoding antibiotic biosynthesis monooxygenase family protein: MIAVIFEVTPKQSGKDKYFETAKMLKEELSQIDGFISVERFQSLVNPDTFLSLSFWRDEEAVLKWRSNNKHQLAQQLGRHDLFAGYRLRVAEIVRDYGLDEREQAPADLS, from the coding sequence ATGATTGCGGTAATATTTGAGGTGACGCCGAAACAGAGTGGTAAAGACAAATACTTTGAAACGGCAAAAATGTTAAAAGAAGAGTTAAGCCAGATAGATGGTTTTATCTCTGTCGAGCGATTTCAAAGCCTTGTTAACCCGGATACTTTTCTTTCGCTCTCATTCTGGCGTGATGAAGAGGCGGTACTGAAATGGCGAAGCAACAACAAGCATCAGCTTGCCCAGCAGTTGGGAAGGCATGACTTGTTTGCCGGTTACCGGCTAAGGGTAGCAGAGATAGTCCGCGATTACGGGCTGGATGAGCGGGAGCAGGCACCTGCGGATCTTTCTTAA
- a CDS encoding helix-turn-helix domain-containing protein, producing the protein MKDIDELAKLLVEQRKKLGIEQKEMYMRIGMKQQQYQRIEAGSDVKLSTLLRVLEGLDLELSITPKGSKACSVLEEPVIQGQRDVPKSDQLQDDGDDLGFWFGSGDK; encoded by the coding sequence GTGAAGGACATTGATGAACTGGCAAAGCTACTTGTAGAGCAACGTAAAAAGCTGGGTATTGAGCAAAAAGAGATGTACATGCGAATTGGCATGAAGCAGCAACAATATCAGCGTATTGAGGCGGGCAGTGATGTGAAGTTGTCGACCTTACTCCGAGTATTGGAAGGGCTTGATTTGGAACTCTCGATCACGCCTAAAGGGAGCAAAGCATGTTCTGTTCTTGAAGAGCCTGTTATTCAAGGTCAGAGAGACGTACCTAAAAGTGACCAGTTGCAAGACGATGGTGATGATCTTGGTTTTTGGTTTGGCTCCGGAGATAAATGA
- a CDS encoding type II toxin-antitoxin system HipA family toxin codes for MMSKQIEKVEGLNIQLHGVDVAVIAHYAGGKNILTFNPEFVAMPTDKRPVLTLRQLLDPSYLSRPQIRTDKIPPVLSNLLPEGALRELTAQALRCHINNEFSILAYLGANLPGAIIAQPIKAGGLPDWALKQRLSTEPQQIDVKHADTKFSLAGVQMKFSSSHLDGRYHINQEISEDMWIIKTPSTVHKGVPVNEYTCMKLAEAAGADIPEVRLIELSDLEGLPSIKLPDEQYAYGIKRFDRGSTGRIHTEDFAQVFGLYPSDKYQRVNYEQLGNVLYRTSTERLKDIQQMARRLLINILLGNGDAHLKNWTLIYSDMYSPRLSPLYDVLFTAPYIEHDSLALNIAGTKLWFDITMNHFQVWAEKAAVPWVAVKPHLLEVMALARKNWPALLNELPMESEHKAALKNHWQQLSADFLIE; via the coding sequence ATGATGAGCAAGCAGATCGAGAAAGTTGAAGGTTTAAACATCCAGTTACATGGAGTTGATGTTGCAGTGATTGCCCATTATGCTGGCGGGAAGAACATTCTGACTTTCAACCCTGAGTTTGTTGCGATGCCAACGGATAAACGGCCTGTTTTGACTTTAAGGCAGTTGCTTGATCCTAGCTATTTGAGCAGACCACAGATTAGAACGGATAAGATTCCCCCTGTTCTGTCTAATCTGTTGCCTGAAGGGGCGTTGAGAGAACTGACAGCTCAAGCACTTCGGTGTCATATCAACAATGAGTTTTCAATCCTTGCCTATTTGGGGGCTAACTTGCCGGGTGCCATTATCGCCCAGCCAATAAAAGCTGGGGGATTGCCAGATTGGGCATTGAAGCAACGACTGTCGACAGAGCCTCAACAGATCGATGTTAAGCATGCAGATACTAAGTTTTCATTGGCTGGTGTACAGATGAAGTTTTCCTCGTCTCATTTGGATGGCCGTTATCACATCAATCAGGAAATCTCTGAGGATATGTGGATTATAAAAACACCATCGACCGTTCACAAAGGTGTACCCGTCAATGAATATACCTGTATGAAGCTGGCCGAAGCTGCAGGTGCAGATATTCCGGAAGTGCGATTAATCGAGCTTAGTGATCTGGAAGGGCTACCAAGCATCAAGTTGCCGGATGAGCAGTACGCTTATGGTATCAAGCGGTTTGATCGTGGTAGTACTGGTCGTATTCATACCGAGGACTTTGCACAGGTCTTTGGCCTCTATCCTTCAGACAAGTATCAACGAGTCAACTATGAGCAACTCGGTAATGTACTCTACCGGACAAGTACAGAGCGGCTGAAGGATATTCAACAAATGGCAAGAAGACTGCTTATCAATATCTTGCTTGGTAATGGTGACGCTCACTTAAAAAACTGGACGTTGATTTATAGTGATATGTATTCGCCACGTTTGTCACCGCTTTACGATGTGCTCTTTACCGCACCATATATTGAGCACGATAGTCTTGCACTCAACATAGCAGGTACCAAGCTGTGGTTCGATATCACGATGAATCACTTTCAGGTGTGGGCAGAGAAAGCGGCAGTGCCTTGGGTTGCTGTTAAGCCACACTTGCTTGAAGTAATGGCGTTAGCTCGCAAAAACTGGCCTGCACTGCTGAATGAATTACCTATGGAAAGTGAACATAAAGCCGCTTTGAAGAATCATTGGCAGCAATTAAGTGCAGACTTTCTAATCGAATGA
- a CDS encoding nucleotidyl transferase AbiEii/AbiGii toxin family protein, whose translation MTNTYITINEKFSRGLTELYFDVNTEAQKLDIPYMIVGAMARDLVLVHGFGAKIERGTRDVDFGICIESWEQFHSLATNLIAIGFTQDKQVSHRFHRECSDGMPWELDIVPFGEIADDNNIAWPPKGDFVMNVLGFQEALENSWQVLVHEDPKLVLPVCAPAGIALLKLVAWLDRESDKRKKDATDLLYLISTYSKIPFVFDALYDDGFMEAQEYDELRASACKLGADIAAIASEQTKTFLQDELFKKEALMDVLSREMKYDSKFTNEEVSIFLKLLAEGV comes from the coding sequence ATGACCAATACCTACATCACCATCAATGAGAAATTCTCTAGGGGTCTTACTGAACTCTACTTCGATGTTAACACTGAGGCTCAAAAACTAGATATCCCTTATATGATTGTTGGAGCAATGGCTCGCGATCTCGTGCTCGTTCATGGATTTGGCGCGAAAATCGAACGAGGCACTAGAGATGTGGACTTTGGTATCTGCATAGAATCCTGGGAGCAGTTCCATAGTCTAGCCACAAATTTGATTGCCATAGGTTTCACCCAAGATAAACAGGTAAGTCATCGCTTTCATAGAGAATGTAGTGACGGCATGCCTTGGGAGCTAGACATCGTGCCATTTGGAGAGATCGCCGACGACAACAACATCGCTTGGCCTCCCAAAGGAGACTTTGTGATGAATGTGTTAGGGTTCCAAGAAGCATTAGAAAACTCGTGGCAGGTGCTAGTGCATGAAGACCCTAAGCTGGTTTTGCCTGTTTGCGCTCCTGCTGGTATAGCACTTTTAAAATTGGTTGCTTGGCTAGACAGAGAAAGCGATAAGCGAAAAAAAGATGCGACAGATCTGCTATATCTGATTAGTACATATAGTAAGATCCCTTTTGTTTTCGATGCTCTTTACGACGACGGTTTCATGGAGGCACAAGAATATGATGAACTAAGAGCCAGTGCTTGTAAGCTTGGAGCTGATATCGCAGCTATTGCTTCAGAACAAACTAAAACGTTTCTACAAGATGAGCTATTTAAGAAAGAGGCGTTGATGGATGTTCTTAGCAGAGAGATGAAGTATGACTCTAAGTTTACAAATGAAGAGGTATCGATTTTTCTTAAGCTACTTGCTGAAGGAGTTTAA
- a CDS encoding type IV toxin-antitoxin system AbiEi family antitoxin has protein sequence MNNHKPHFTESKLLEDAYSRLREEYRIPVESLEIFHSPEHGIAGIVDYQFSELPLFIHCVDKKTPLTVVQIANYKNQYQSPSQYVFLTSYINPALAERLKGAQIQFIDHCGNAYLNQNGFFIFVKGNKPKAHSMPKEKQALGKAFGKKGLQVVYVLLSNPKAIVWSYRELAKNSNVSLGTIGDVMLDLDNQGYIDKDRKTLLKGKNLMQEWAKEYGYLLRKNPPQIKYTTGNIDWYSDKLLSQCNALLGGDAAADRYTHFLNSNKARIYISKEHHQLLLRHGRLKQIREDEHSSVQIELVEPFTELEVLKGPLESLVNPLIVYAELLASDNVRNLEVADKLYDQYLHHHQ, from the coding sequence ATGAATAATCACAAACCTCACTTCACTGAAAGTAAGCTTCTTGAAGATGCATACTCACGACTACGTGAGGAATACCGCATTCCAGTTGAAAGCTTGGAGATCTTTCATAGCCCAGAACATGGCATTGCAGGGATCGTTGACTATCAGTTCTCTGAATTACCTTTATTCATTCACTGTGTGGACAAAAAAACACCATTGACAGTGGTACAGATAGCAAACTACAAAAATCAGTACCAATCGCCTTCCCAGTACGTTTTTCTGACAAGCTATATAAATCCAGCTTTAGCTGAACGATTAAAGGGTGCCCAAATACAATTTATCGATCACTGCGGAAATGCATATCTTAACCAAAACGGATTCTTTATCTTTGTCAAAGGTAACAAACCGAAAGCTCATAGCATGCCAAAAGAAAAACAAGCTCTAGGAAAAGCTTTTGGAAAGAAAGGCTTACAGGTTGTATATGTATTACTAAGTAATCCTAAAGCTATCGTGTGGTCTTATCGAGAATTAGCAAAAAACTCAAATGTCTCCCTTGGTACAATAGGGGATGTCATGCTTGATTTAGACAATCAGGGTTACATTGACAAGGACAGAAAAACGCTTCTGAAAGGAAAAAATCTTATGCAGGAGTGGGCAAAAGAATATGGCTATCTGTTAAGAAAAAATCCTCCTCAAATCAAATACACGACAGGCAATATCGATTGGTATAGTGACAAACTGTTAAGTCAATGCAATGCATTACTTGGTGGGGATGCAGCAGCCGATCGATACACTCACTTTTTAAATTCAAACAAAGCACGTATATATATCTCCAAAGAACATCACCAGTTATTGTTAAGACACGGGCGTTTAAAACAGATTCGTGAAGATGAGCACTCCTCTGTACAAATAGAGCTAGTAGAGCCCTTTACAGAATTAGAAGTTTTAAAAGGCCCTCTAGAAAGTTTAGTTAACCCTTTAATTGTTTATGCTGAGCTATTAGCGTCAGATAATGTAAGAAACCTTGAGGTTGCAGATAAGCTATATGACCAATACCTACATCACCATCAATGA
- a CDS encoding alpha-2-macroglobulin family protein, giving the protein MINNIIRYLARFSPLLLLPLLSFSAYALQESSITVIGNGPLVPKSAQQSIPVSFTNMEQVDIEILQVTDAKRLLKHHYLLDSLDTWNLRQLKHAYKSVFSDRYQLPKADQDVITSARLPIPQDLPSGWYLVVVKAPGDFSHFEIKHMLLSDIGIQARVNKQQAAFAVTRLSTGEAIEGAEIELLQEEQSEQVQLTDEKGLAYFNRQIKRTDLVIVAKGDEFGLLSMREVPLDLSEYKIGGRKFRDYEAYIYSNRDLVKPGESLPINVLLRNQDGEVLPLEEVDQLYLTVTDPRASTMVRETLSAQAAGYYSYSLRTSGDWKAGRYTVEVRLDPSSPEPVSQYQFQLEEFVPERMDLTLSGLSPFTIAGEKNQVELAGRYLFGAPAAGNVLKAELSYQPVHYFEGEYKGFFVGKKFRLNRYYEALEGQTMSEQGTLTLQLPTPESSDIKSPVKVAANFALQESGGAAIQRNATFISWKDKLIPGIKPASKSFAYQSSAQFDIALLAADGQSLKEGEVEVILEYNQGPYYWVYEEGSGWSREEQPEWKQIAKQALTLAEAPKSVSYSVDWGDYRLKVTDLASGVESVYPFYAGWFQGYDQQKAKPEHLTIHANQPSYSKEDKQTQVSIVSPMQGSLLVTLETEQVVWSKRIQVDKGDVTVDVPLLNNNGEPLNRHDVYLTATLTGQAAGVPKRYFGVVPLKLNREKRKLNITMTLPERIEPMKTLSIPVEVANLDDDQVGNTWVTVSIVDKGITNMTRYTPKDPYQYLFGQRRYSADIVDLFSRLYDTRPNPFAQPRFGGDLNQRLANNKDDLVESKTVILMSSPVELLGNMAVVEFDIPDYNGEGQIVATVFNDRQVGQLVQDSAISAPVVAELSVPRFVVAGDKTTTTADLFNNSGQKKAFSVQVLQDGQAKALINEQVVLDDGERWSRNVPFSIAKQSKVEQVEVGIKVSEQPLAYHPDGWVGSVLTAMKEKVLPVGENKDQEFKPEINIDRQWRIPVRSSMPWIIQAKAVKLAANQSYVVEPSLWEQMNTVTGKEGELHISATPILSVTEQAKGLIRYPYGCAEQTTSKAWPFLLESPELQAMQAKARESQKQQGKTVTGNRDVIADSVQRLRNMQRANGGFGLWDRYSNEQYWLTAYITEFLAQADKHYPGVVPKEMLDDAYRRLREYLNYDSSDRYALAKAYAAYLLSEKGWISYSDLDIEIDKEMRTGLSNLQLIASFNNVGATDLAKRKLKEMKMSRNRDVYHRDYGSELRDLAAGILILDKIAENAELEAEARALQIDYIEEASRRSAEDNWISTQERAALLRAAVLTNQENNRSLNLLINGKEETIKDRASLPLIANTMIANKEQSPIYVKALATGYLKSEQSLTKQHPFNTINVVRDSNVKRVWYQDNKRLSIFSADKPSRKAVKVGDRIAVYLIVELDETIHNAMVIDRIPAGFVLENPNLGQGLPLASIGNPDIKISESDFIEYRQDRFVVSGDLQKGYRYKFGYTMRAEVPGEFVVPPLFVEAMYKPELHFIGGHAVDADNQQSSVVITSEQQ; this is encoded by the coding sequence ATGATTAATAACATAATACGTTACTTAGCTCGGTTTTCTCCTTTACTACTTTTACCCCTACTTTCTTTCTCGGCTTACGCCCTGCAAGAATCGTCTATTACCGTTATTGGTAACGGGCCGTTAGTGCCGAAATCGGCGCAGCAATCTATCCCTGTTAGTTTTACTAATATGGAACAGGTGGATATCGAAATCTTGCAAGTGACCGATGCCAAGCGCCTATTGAAGCATCATTATCTGCTGGATTCTTTAGATACATGGAATCTTCGTCAGCTTAAGCACGCTTATAAAAGTGTTTTCTCTGATCGATATCAGCTACCGAAAGCGGATCAGGATGTTATTACCTCAGCAAGACTTCCTATTCCACAAGACCTGCCTTCTGGTTGGTACCTGGTCGTGGTGAAAGCGCCCGGTGATTTCAGCCACTTCGAAATTAAACATATGCTGCTGAGCGATATTGGTATTCAGGCGAGAGTCAATAAACAGCAAGCTGCCTTTGCGGTCACTCGTCTCTCTACGGGGGAAGCCATAGAAGGTGCAGAGATTGAACTGTTGCAAGAAGAACAGAGTGAACAAGTTCAACTGACTGACGAAAAGGGGCTTGCTTACTTTAATCGACAGATAAAGCGCACCGATCTGGTTATTGTTGCTAAAGGGGATGAGTTCGGCCTGCTCTCTATGCGTGAAGTACCGCTTGATCTCTCTGAATATAAGATTGGAGGCCGCAAGTTCAGAGACTATGAAGCTTATATCTACAGTAACCGTGATCTGGTGAAACCGGGTGAAAGCTTACCGATCAATGTGCTGCTCAGAAACCAAGATGGTGAGGTTTTGCCACTAGAAGAAGTGGACCAACTGTATTTGACCGTGACTGATCCTAGAGCCAGTACCATGGTTCGGGAAACATTGTCCGCGCAAGCCGCTGGTTACTACTCATATTCGTTAAGAACATCGGGTGACTGGAAAGCGGGTCGTTATACGGTTGAAGTGCGTCTGGATCCTAGTAGCCCAGAACCTGTCAGTCAGTATCAATTCCAGTTAGAAGAGTTTGTCCCCGAGCGTATGGATCTTACGCTCTCTGGACTCTCTCCATTTACGATTGCAGGAGAGAAAAACCAAGTTGAGCTTGCAGGCCGTTATCTATTTGGTGCACCTGCGGCAGGTAATGTACTAAAAGCTGAGCTCTCTTATCAGCCAGTACATTATTTCGAAGGTGAGTATAAAGGGTTCTTTGTCGGTAAAAAATTCAGACTAAACCGTTACTACGAAGCGTTAGAGGGGCAAACCATGTCCGAACAAGGTACATTGACGCTTCAACTACCCACTCCTGAGAGTTCAGATATTAAAAGCCCGGTAAAAGTAGCAGCAAACTTTGCTCTGCAAGAATCCGGTGGCGCAGCGATTCAACGTAACGCGACATTTATTAGCTGGAAAGATAAGCTTATTCCGGGTATCAAACCTGCTTCAAAAAGCTTTGCGTACCAAAGCAGTGCTCAGTTCGATATCGCTCTATTAGCGGCTGATGGACAGTCGCTTAAAGAGGGTGAAGTCGAGGTTATTCTGGAATACAACCAAGGCCCTTATTATTGGGTTTATGAAGAAGGCAGCGGTTGGAGTAGAGAAGAGCAGCCTGAGTGGAAGCAAATTGCTAAGCAAGCTCTTACCCTGGCTGAGGCTCCAAAAAGCGTTAGTTATAGTGTGGATTGGGGGGATTATCGCCTTAAAGTGACGGATCTTGCTTCCGGTGTTGAGTCTGTCTATCCATTTTATGCAGGATGGTTTCAAGGTTACGATCAGCAGAAGGCGAAGCCGGAGCATCTGACTATTCATGCTAACCAACCTTCTTACAGCAAAGAAGATAAGCAAACTCAAGTGAGCATAGTGAGTCCAATGCAAGGTTCATTGCTTGTGACTTTGGAAACGGAACAAGTTGTTTGGTCAAAGCGAATTCAGGTTGACAAGGGCGATGTCACTGTCGATGTGCCTCTATTGAATAACAATGGTGAACCGCTAAATAGACATGATGTCTACCTAACGGCAACCCTAACCGGGCAGGCGGCCGGTGTGCCTAAGCGTTACTTTGGTGTGGTTCCTCTCAAGCTTAATCGTGAAAAACGTAAGCTAAACATCACCATGACGCTGCCTGAACGTATTGAGCCAATGAAAACCCTCTCAATTCCGGTTGAGGTGGCCAATTTAGATGATGATCAAGTAGGGAATACTTGGGTAACGGTGTCGATTGTCGATAAAGGCATTACCAACATGACACGTTATACGCCAAAAGATCCGTATCAATATCTGTTTGGTCAGAGACGATACAGTGCGGATATTGTCGATCTTTTCTCGCGTTTATACGATACCAGACCTAATCCTTTTGCTCAGCCGCGTTTTGGTGGCGACCTTAACCAAAGGTTAGCCAATAATAAAGATGACTTGGTAGAAAGTAAGACAGTTATTCTAATGTCTTCTCCCGTTGAGTTACTGGGTAACATGGCCGTCGTAGAGTTCGATATTCCTGACTACAACGGCGAAGGGCAGATTGTTGCAACGGTATTTAATGACAGGCAAGTTGGTCAGTTAGTACAAGACAGTGCGATCAGTGCTCCGGTTGTGGCAGAGTTGAGCGTGCCTCGCTTTGTGGTTGCGGGAGATAAAACCACAACAACCGCGGACCTGTTTAATAATAGTGGTCAGAAGAAAGCCTTCTCCGTGCAGGTTCTTCAGGATGGTCAGGCGAAAGCACTAATCAATGAGCAAGTAGTGCTTGATGACGGTGAGCGCTGGAGTCGTAATGTTCCATTTTCAATTGCTAAACAAAGCAAAGTGGAACAGGTAGAAGTAGGGATTAAGGTCTCTGAGCAACCTTTGGCTTATCACCCTGATGGTTGGGTTGGCTCTGTGTTGACAGCCATGAAAGAGAAGGTGCTGCCAGTTGGTGAGAACAAAGATCAAGAGTTCAAGCCTGAGATCAATATTGACCGTCAATGGCGAATTCCTGTTCGCTCCTCTATGCCATGGATAATACAGGCGAAGGCGGTGAAGTTGGCGGCGAACCAAAGCTATGTGGTTGAGCCATCACTGTGGGAGCAAATGAACACAGTAACAGGTAAAGAAGGTGAACTGCATATTAGTGCTACGCCTATCTTGAGTGTCACAGAGCAGGCAAAAGGGTTGATAAGGTATCCATACGGATGTGCTGAGCAGACCACCAGTAAAGCGTGGCCTTTCTTATTAGAAAGCCCTGAGTTGCAAGCCATGCAGGCCAAGGCAAGAGAAAGTCAAAAGCAACAGGGTAAAACGGTTACCGGTAATCGAGACGTGATTGCCGATTCGGTTCAGCGTTTGAGAAACATGCAAAGAGCCAATGGTGGTTTTGGCCTGTGGGATCGCTATAGCAATGAGCAATATTGGTTAACAGCGTACATTACCGAGTTTTTGGCTCAAGCGGATAAGCACTATCCGGGGGTAGTGCCAAAAGAAATGCTAGACGATGCCTACCGACGTCTCCGCGAATATTTGAACTACGATTCTAGTGATCGTTACGCATTAGCAAAAGCTTATGCGGCTTATCTTCTCAGTGAAAAGGGGTGGATAAGCTACAGTGACTTAGATATCGAGATCGATAAGGAGATGAGAACCGGGCTTTCAAACCTTCAGCTCATCGCTAGTTTTAATAATGTCGGGGCAACGGATTTAGCTAAGCGTAAGCTTAAAGAAATGAAGATGAGTCGTAATAGAGATGTTTATCATCGTGATTACGGATCAGAGCTACGAGATCTGGCTGCCGGCATCCTTATTTTGGACAAGATTGCTGAAAATGCGGAGTTGGAGGCTGAGGCGAGGGCACTGCAAATTGACTATATCGAAGAAGCTTCGCGACGTTCGGCTGAAGATAACTGGATAAGCACCCAAGAGCGTGCGGCTCTGTTAAGAGCAGCGGTACTAACCAATCAAGAGAACAACCGTTCGTTAAACCTACTGATTAATGGCAAAGAAGAGACCATTAAAGACAGAGCTAGCCTACCACTTATTGCCAATACTATGATCGCCAATAAAGAGCAGAGCCCAATTTATGTTAAAGCTTTGGCTACAGGTTACTTGAAGAGCGAACAATCTCTGACTAAGCAGCATCCTTTCAATACTATCAATGTGGTAAGGGACTCAAACGTTAAACGAGTTTGGTATCAGGACAATAAGAGATTAAGTATCTTCAGTGCGGATAAGCCAAGCCGAAAAGCGGTAAAAGTTGGTGATCGCATTGCGGTATACCTAATTGTTGAGTTAGATGAAACCATACATAACGCCATGGTTATCGATAGAATTCCAGCAGGCTTTGTGTTGGAAAATCCAAACTTAGGCCAAGGCTTACCACTCGCTAGCATAGGTAACCCTGATATTAAAATCAGTGAGAGTGACTTTATTGAGTATCGTCAAGATCGCTTTGTGGTGTCCGGTGATCTGCAAAAGGGATACCGATACAAGTTTGGTTACACCATGAGAGCAGAGGTTCCGGGAGAGTTTGTTGTGCCTCCACTCTTTGTTGAAGCCATGTATAAGCCTGAACTTCACTTTATAGGCGGCCATGCAGTGGATGCTGACAACCAACAGAGTTCAGTTGTTATTACTTCTGAGCAGCAGTAA